The Intrasporangium calvum DSM 43043 sequence TGGACGGCACCGTCCACGGGGTGGTCGTCCAGACGAGCGCGAGCTCACCGGTCTCGAGGCGGTAGCCGATGGTCACCGCCGGGTCCTGACGCATCTTGTACACGTCGTCGTCCATGCGCAGCTCGTGGTTGGACAGCGGGGTCTGGTCGTTCCAGCAGTAGGGCAGGACCCGGAAGCCCTCGTAGACCAGCCCCTTGTCGTAGAGCGTCTTGAAGGCCCAGATGACCGACTCCATGTAGCCGGGCTCGAGCGTCTTGTAGTCGTGGTCGAAGTCGACCCACCGCGCCTGACGCGTCACGTAGTCACGCCACTCCCCCGTGTACTTGAGCACGGAGGCCCGGCAGGCGTCGTTGAAGGTGTCGATGCCGAGGTCGAGGATGTCCTGCTTGGTCTTGAGCCCGAGCTGGCGCTGCGCCTCGAGCTCGGCGGGCAGGCCGTGGGTGTCCCACCCGAACCGGCGCTCGACGCGCCGGCCGCGCATCGTCTGGTAGCGCGGGACGATGTCCTTGACGTACCCGGTGAGCAGGTGCCCGTAGTGGGGCAGTCCGTTGGCGAAGGGGGGCCCGTCGTAGAACACGAACTCGTTGGCGCCGCTCTCACCGGCCGCACGGTTCTCGACGGAGGCGATGAAGGTGCCGTCCTCGTCCCAGTACTTCAGGACGCGCTCCTCGATCTCGGGGAAGCGGGGGCTCGACGGAACGCCCGCCCTGCTGTCGACGGCGCCGGACGGATCGGTGCTGACCTTCGGGTACACCATGGGTCGTGGTCTCCTGCTGCTGCGTGGTTCGGACTGCTCGTGGGATCTCGTTCACGAGGACGACGTCACCCGTGAGCTCCGCCGCGGTACCACCCCGCTTGCCGCACGACCGCGCGTGACCCGGAAAGCGAGCCCAGCGGCATACGACCACTCTTGTCCAGGCTGTGACGGGCCCACCCGTCCGGGTCTAGTGGGGCCCAGCCGGGCTGGGACCGTTCTTCCGGAGGCTCGCCGCTGATGACGGCTCAGACGCCTGTGCTCCGAAGTCTAGCCTGTGAGCGTGACCACCTTCCCGCCCAGCGTGCAGTCCCGCGTCGTGACCGACGAGGACGTCAAACGGACGTATGCCGCTGACGCCGGCCCCGCGCCCAGGGAACCTTCGCGCGACGTCCCCTCCGACTACACCGTCGTGCGCGCCCGGGACGTCGCCGACGTGGTCGCGGTGCTCGAGCACGCGCAGGCGACCGGCACCCCGGTGGTCCCCCAGGGCGCGCGCACGTCCCGGGTCGGCGGAGCGCGGGCGACGGAGGGGTGCATCGTGCTCAACGTCGAGGCCCTCGACGCGATCGAGACGGTCGACCCGGTCGAGGGGATCGCCGTCGTCGGCCCTGGCGTCGTCAACGCCGACCTCAAGACGGCAGCCGCGGCGGCCGGGCTCTTCTACGGCCCGGACCCCGCGTCGACCGGGACCTGCACGATCGGCGGGAACGTCGCGACGAACGCGGGCGGCCTGTGCTGCCTCAAGTACGGCGTGACGGCGGACTGGGTGACGGCGCTCGACGTCGTGCTCCCCGGCGGCGAGGTGATGCGGACGGGGCACCGGACGGCGAAGGGAGTGACGGGGCTCGACCTGACGGGGCTGCTCGTCGGGTCCGAGGGGACCCTCGGCGTCGTGACCCGCGTCGTGACGCGGCTCCTCCCCGCGCCGGACCCCGCGCTGACCGCGCTGGCGACCTTCGGCTCCCTCGACGACGCCGTCCGTGCAGTGGTGACCCTGCGCCTCGACCGGCACCGCCCATCGCTGCTCGAGATCCTCGACCGGGCGAGCCTCGAGGCGGTGCAGGCATTCGGGGACTACGGCTTCCCCGCTGACGCGGACGCGGTGCTGCTCGTCCAGTCGGACCGGCCCGGCCACGCCGCGGAGGACGTCGCGAGGTACGGAGAGCTGATGACCGGCGCCGGGGCGCTCGAGGTCGCGGTGGCCGAGGACCGGCAGGAGGCGGACCTGCTGCTCCAGGGTCGGCGCGTGCTGAGCACCGCGATCGAGGCGCTGGGGTCGCGGCTCGCGGAGGACGTCTGCGTCCCGGTCGGCCGGCTCGGCGACTACGTCCGCGGCGCGGCCGAGGTGTCGGAGCGTCTGGGGGTGCGGATCCCGGTGAGCGGGCACGCCGGCGACGGCAACCTCCACCCGTCGATCGTCTATCCCCCCGGGGACGACGACGCGCGGAGGCGGGCCTGGGGGGCGTTCGACGAGCTGATGCGCCTCGGGCTGTCCCTCGGCGGGACCGTCGCCGGGGAGCACGGCATCGGGTCGGTCAAGCGCCGCTGGTTCGCCGCGGAGGTGGGCCCGCGCGAGGTGCAGCGGCAGCGCGCGATCAAGGCCGTCTTCGACCCGTCCGGGATCATGAACCCGGAGGTCGTCTTCGGCGGTGGCCGGTGGGCGACGCGTCCCGGCAGCACCAGCACCTGATAGGAAGGCGACATGGGCGACAACACCGACCTGGAGACCAGCGCAGCCTGGCTCAGCCGCGAGGACCTCGAGAGCGCTCGCGGGCGCCTCCCGATGCTCTACGTCCACGCCGTGCCCGTGCGCGTCGACGACCGCGGGGTCGTGACGCAGCTCGGCCTGTTGCTCCGCGCCGACGACGACGGCGGCATCGGGCAGGAGGTCGTCGGCGGGCGCGTCCGCTACCACGAGAAGATCCGGGACGCGCTCGCTCGACACGTCGAGAGCGACCTCGGCCCGGTGGCCCTGCCGCGGATCCCCGTGTCGCCCCAGCCCATCGCGGTCGCCGAGTTCTTCCCGACACCCGGGGTCACGCCCTACCACGACCCGCGCCAGCACGCGGTGTCACTCACCTACATCGTGGCCATGACCGGCGACTGCCGGCCGCAGCAGGACGCGCTCGACCTCTCCTGGGTGACGCCGGAGGAGGCCGCCGAGATGGCGATGCGCGGCGAGATGTCAGGGTCCCACGGCGTGCTCGTCCGCCAGGCGCTCGCGCACGTGGGTTTCCCGGTCTGACCAGACCTGGCACGGCCTGCGGATAGCGGTACATGTCGCCAAAGTCCCTCAATCTCAGGGGATTTCACCGTTCGGTCATGGACTTTCCGGACCTTCTTCACCGCTTTGCCCGTTCGTGATGCACGTCACCCCGGCCTGAGTAGCGTCAGGAATGAGCTCGGTTGAGCCTGTGCGCGACGCCACAGATGATCCGCAGCTCGGGGGGAACAACAGACCACCGGGGTGGGGCCGCGTCGCACCAACTTGCCGAGTTCACCGTTCAACGCCCGTGCGAGGGGCCGGGCGAATCAACCGCAACGGAGAACTCACCATGAATAGTTCCCTGGCTTCATCCCGCGGCCGACCCAAGCGAGGCCGGCACGAACAACCCACGGCACGCCGGCGCTGGTTAGCCGCCTTGGCGGTGCTCGCCCTACCGCTCGCGGTGCTTGTTTCACCGCCCGCCACAGCGAGTCACGGCGACGCCACGCTCGCTGGTAGCAACTTCGAGATCGACGACGATGCCAACCTCAAGCGCGACCATGCGGCCCCGTCCGAGGACTGGGGCACGGTGTCGGAGCAGCGGGCCGTGGACCTGCCGACCGGCCAGACCGACAACTCGTACAAGGGCGGCGTCAAGGAGGACACGGAGTGTCCAGCCGAGACGACCGGCACCATCCCGAACAACAAGAGCGACCTGCTCACGTTCCATGTCTGGGAGGAAGCCGCCACCACGGGCAACAAGGGGTTCCTCAATCTCGCCTGGAGCCGCGTCAGCGACCCCAGTGGCACGACTTTGATGGACTTCGAGTTCAACCAGTCGAACGTGAACTGCACGGGTAGCCCGAACAAGGTCCGGACGGGCGACGGACCCGGCCCGCTGACCGACGACCTGCTCATCGAGTACGCCATCGACCAGGGCGGTGCCCGGGCCGACATCTCCGCCAGACGTTGGCAGGGGACGGCATGGGGGACCTCGATCGACCTCGACGCCGGCACCGGCTGCGGCGGCGGTCCGTGTGCCGTCGGCACGATCAGCAGCAGCGTGATCCCGGCTGCGGACTCGGACGGTCTGGGCGAGAAGCAGGCCCGGACGTTTGGTGAGGCCCAGATCGACCTGCGCCTCATCTTCGACGACACGAAGTGCACCAGCTTCGGGTCGGCCATGCTCAAGAGCCGTTCATCGGACGCGTTCACGTCCCAGGTCAAGGACTTCATCTCCCCGGTCGGGATCGACCTGAAGAACTGCGGCAAGGTCATCATCCGCAAGCAGACGCTGCCGGACGAGGACCCGAACACCACGCTGTTCGACTACACGAAGGCCTTCGGCACGGACCCTGCGACGCCCGACACGTTCCAGCTCGCCGATGACGGCGTGAATGACTACGGCCAGACGGTGCTCTTCGGCTCCGGCTACACCGTCGAAGAGGGCACCCCGCCCGTCGGCTGGGCGTTCAAGAGCCTGGACTGCTCCGACAGCTCTGGGGTGACGCCCACGATCCTCGGCGCAAAGGTGACCTTTGCGATCGATGACGAGGACGACGTCCTCGACTGCACCTACACCAACGAGGCGTTGGGCACGGTGATCATCAAGAAGGTCATCAACGATGGCGCGGCGTACAACCAGTCCTTCGCCTTCACGACGTCGACCCTGACTG is a genomic window containing:
- a CDS encoding FAD-binding oxidoreductase, coding for MTTFPPSVQSRVVTDEDVKRTYAADAGPAPREPSRDVPSDYTVVRARDVADVVAVLEHAQATGTPVVPQGARTSRVGGARATEGCIVLNVEALDAIETVDPVEGIAVVGPGVVNADLKTAAAAAGLFYGPDPASTGTCTIGGNVATNAGGLCCLKYGVTADWVTALDVVLPGGEVMRTGHRTAKGVTGLDLTGLLVGSEGTLGVVTRVVTRLLPAPDPALTALATFGSLDDAVRAVVTLRLDRHRPSLLEILDRASLEAVQAFGDYGFPADADAVLLVQSDRPGHAAEDVARYGELMTGAGALEVAVAEDRQEADLLLQGRRVLSTAIEALGSRLAEDVCVPVGRLGDYVRGAAEVSERLGVRIPVSGHAGDGNLHPSIVYPPGDDDARRRAWGAFDELMRLGLSLGGTVAGEHGIGSVKRRWFAAEVGPREVQRQRAIKAVFDPSGIMNPEVVFGGGRWATRPGSTST
- a CDS encoding NUDIX hydrolase family protein — its product is MGDNTDLETSAAWLSREDLESARGRLPMLYVHAVPVRVDDRGVVTQLGLLLRADDDGGIGQEVVGGRVRYHEKIRDALARHVESDLGPVALPRIPVSPQPIAVAEFFPTPGVTPYHDPRQHAVSLTYIVAMTGDCRPQQDALDLSWVTPEEAAEMAMRGEMSGSHGVLVRQALAHVGFPV
- a CDS encoding MSCRAMM family protein, with the translated sequence MLALPLAVLVSPPATASHGDATLAGSNFEIDDDANLKRDHAAPSEDWGTVSEQRAVDLPTGQTDNSYKGGVKEDTECPAETTGTIPNNKSDLLTFHVWEEAATTGNKGFLNLAWSRVSDPSGTTLMDFEFNQSNVNCTGSPNKVRTGDGPGPLTDDLLIEYAIDQGGARADISARRWQGTAWGTSIDLDAGTGCGGGPCAVGTISSSVIPAADSDGLGEKQARTFGEAQIDLRLIFDDTKCTSFGSAMLKSRSSDAFTSQVKDFISPVGIDLKNCGKVIIRKQTLPDEDPNTTLFDYTKAFGTDPATPDTFQLADDGVNDYGQTVLFGSGYTVEEGTPPVGWAFKSLDCSDSSGVTPTILGAKVTFAIDDEDDVLDCTYTNEALGTVIIKKVINDGAAYNQSFAFTTSTLTGGNFSLTPTGTGEAGSASKTFSNLSTGVTYDASETVPVNWNLVSSTCDDGDSTPAAIKLLPGETVTCTFVNRVERGVVKILKQRKHAADGPGDHPHAGVTFTLTGGDLAAPGVTGVTNASGEICFNGLVVSALAGNYSVAETVPAGYKLLSTNPQGGIVVTEGTCGGKTTYDAEFLNMPLTNLTVSVDSQVNGGTASTIECGLAAADPDASTGADGDGSFTKNDLEPGTYTCTVVIDP